In a single window of the Cygnus olor isolate bCygOlo1 chromosome 5, bCygOlo1.pri.v2, whole genome shotgun sequence genome:
- the LOC121071353 gene encoding uncharacterized protein LOC121071353, translating to MLPQHVPTARCPPARPVSPVQAMFLGGLSVEMSLMRRVPWWKMQWEALLGERETNLSSCLRWIPVSASRGQGRLGSMEPPENQHKDFVAVVLEGTKCPPKKKGVTGRIMEHLQRTLQRPISWRLTSPVALPQCCTGSCPNLMTSSSEARGEKPGEEVSAAPQSGRMPRSPRWSLSAGRDGPKSTAYQGWQSGLGVQVEEADNRGPAHSLGSPVLVSLPCALRPGPSPPPLLPHPSPSPSEAKLASCFPLFSLLSQGSEPGSIPLPCAGPKKPQRGSWKKKNLNPEEHPGPNPEEPACFPFAGPIISRITDCIYLGNINAAYSGRALCTNGIDSIIDVSSLPRDRSLSNPLHLWPGRLQAQLATAQGRYQGFPARGSSRNRAALLPGHQ from the exons ATGCTGCCCCAG CACGTCCCCACGGCCCGTTGTCCCCCTGCTCGCCCCGTGTCTCCTGTCCAAGCGATGTTCCTTGGAGGGCTGAGTGTGGAAATGAGTCTCATGAGGAGGGTGCCCTGGTGGAAGATGCAATGGGAAGCGCTGTTGGGTGAGAGGGAAACCAACCTCAGCTCATGTCTGCGCTGGATTCCCGTGTCTGCATCTAGAGGGCAGGGCAG GCTTGGCAGCATGGAGCCGCCGGAGAACCAGCACAAAGACTTTGTGGCTGTCGTGCTGGAGGGCACAAAGTGCCCCCCGAAGAAGAAGGGCGTCACGG GCCGAATCATGGAGCACCTCCAGAGGACCTTGCAGAGGCCCATCTCCTGGCGGCTGACTTCTCCCGTGGCTCTCCCGCAGTGCTGCACAG GCTCTTGCCCAAACCTGATGACGAGTAGCAGTGAGGCACGAGGAGAGAAGCCCGGGGAGGAGGTGTCTGCAGCCCCACAGTCTGGCAGGATGCCCCGGTCACCCCGCTGGTCACTGTCAGCAGGAAGGGATGGCCCCAAAAGCACAGCATACCAGGGCTGGCAGAGTGGTCTGGGGGTCCAG GTGGAGGAGGCTGACAACAGAGGACCAGCGCACAGCTTGGGCTCCCCAGTGTTGGTATCCCTTCCTTGTGCCCTCAGACCTggtccctctcctcctcctctcctgcctcaTCCATCACCCTCTCCTTCTGAGGCCAAGCTTGCCAGCTGCTTCCCCCTCTTCTCACTGCTGTCACAGGGCTCcgagcctggctccatccctCTGCCCTGCGCTGGCCCCAAGAAACCTCAGAGAGGgagctggaagaagaagaaCCTGAATCCCGAAGAGCACCCTGGCCCCAACCCAGAGGAGCCTGCATGTTTCCCTTTCGCAGGACCCATCATCAGTCGGATAACTGACTGCATCTACCTGGGGAACATCAACGCCGCCTACAGTGGGCGGGCGCTGTGCACGAATGGCATCGACAGCATCATCGATGTGAGCTCCCTGCCCAGGGACCGCAGCCTGAGCAATCCCCTGCACCTGTGGCCGGGCAGGCTTCAGGCACAGCTGGCCACGGCTCAGGGTCGATATCAGGGCTTCCCTGCACGGGGGTCATCACGAAATAGGGCAGCCCTGCTTCCTGGACATCAATGA
- the TNNI2 gene encoding LOW QUALITY PROTEIN: troponin I, fast skeletal muscle (The sequence of the model RefSeq protein was modified relative to this genomic sequence to represent the inferred CDS: inserted 2 bases in 1 codon), which produces MSDEEKKRRAATARRQHLKSAMLQLAATEIEKEAAAKEVEKQNYLAEHCPPLSLPGSMQELQDLCKKLHAKIESVDEERYDTEVKLQKTTKELEDLSQKLFDLRGKFKRPPLRRVRMSADAMLRALLGSKHKVCMDLRANLKQVKKEDTEKDLRDVGDXEENIEEKSGMEGRKKMFEAGES; this is translated from the exons ATGTCTGA TGAAGAG AAAAAGAGGAGGGCAGCCACTGCCCGGCGGCAGCACCTGAAG AGTGCTATGCTCCAGCTCGCTGccactgaaatagaaaaagaagcagctgctaaggaagtggaaaagcaaaactacCTGGCAGAGCATTGCCCTCCTCTGTCCCTCCCAGGATCCATGCAGGAACTTCAG GACCTGTGCAAAAAGCTGCATGCCAAGATAGAGTCAGTGGATGAGGAAAGGTACGACACAGAGGTGAAGCTACAGAAGACTACCAAGGAG CTGGAGGACTTGAGCCAGAAGCTGTTCGACCTGAGGGGCAAGTTCAAGAGGCCACCCCTGCGTCGGGTGCGCATGTCGGCAGACGCCATGCTGCGCGCCCTGCTGGGCTCCAAGCACAAGGTCTGCATGGACCTCCGGGCCAACCTCAAGCAAGTCAAGAAGGAGGACACGGAGAAG gacctcCGCGATGTGGGCGA TGAGGAGAACATCGAGGAGAAGTCTGGCATGGAGGGCAGGAAGAAGATGTTCGAGGCCGGCGAGTCCTAA